From Antennarius striatus isolate MH-2024 chromosome 9, ASM4005453v1, whole genome shotgun sequence, one genomic window encodes:
- the c9h8orf76 gene encoding uncharacterized protein C8orf76 homolog, with protein MELLGSTFDDSIFAEARDRVSVALSTYDAKLCEPEWFCDSSALDTEEPLEKQKIYKFRGDLAVRQRDYQKALDAYSRCLEWIADNNLAIRRDVLEGMVRCCTSLGHRDRALELTDLLSKETSNSSHLISLLLLKVSVYQRFGSVGSKMSSLQQLCSLLPFNPWNWFNLGQTCLQLLENSRTSGSCSSWRCESVEEQIYRESEEEQEESTVLDKDRIWLKACVCFIRTRLLLRILRQQQSSFVLQRSENALQATEEALQQLNPKETTLQGVTEVMSEDLTADKMREDYQDGESIASLCVQSFKQRWWEKILLTGVLQTDGPSTPVAAGQT; from the exons ATGGAGTTACTGGGAAGCACGTTTGATGACTCCATATTTGCAGAGGCGAGAGATCGAGTCTCCGTGGCGCTGTCGACCTACGATGCAAAACTGTGTGAACCAGAG tggtTCTGTGACAGTTCTGCTCTCGACACAGAAGAACCTCTGGAGAAGCAGAAGATCTATAAGTTCAGGGGGGACCTGGCTGTGAGACAGAGGGACTACCAG AAAGCCTTGGACGCGTACAGCCGATGCCTGGAGTGGATCGCTGACAACAATCTGGCCATCAGGAGAGATGTCCTGGAGGGAATGGTCCGCTGCTGCACCAGTCTGGGACACAGAGACAGGGCGCTGGAGCTGACGGACTTACTG AGCAAAGAAACCTCCAACAGCTCTCACCTGATCAGCCTCCTCCTGCTCAAG GTCAGCGTCTACCAGCGTTTTGGAAGCGTTGGATCCAAGATGTCgtctctgcagcagctgtgtAGCCTGTTACCCTTCAACCCCTGGAACTGGTTCAATCTGGGACAAACGtgtctgcagctgctggagaacAGCAGGACCTCAG GATCGTGTTCCTCatggaggtgtgaatcagtggAGGAGCAGATATACAGAGAGAGTGAAGAAGAGCAGGAAGAATCCACGGTGCTTGACAAGGACAGAATCTGGCTGAAGGCGTGCGTCTGTTTCATCAGGACGAG ACTCCTGTTGAGGATCCTTCGGCAGCAGCAGTCTTCCTTTGTGCTGCAGCGCAGTGAGAACGCCCTACAGGCGACAGAAGAGGCATTACAGCAGCTAAACCCCAAAGAAACAACTCTGCAGGGGGTGACTGAG GTGATGTCAGAGGACCTGACCGCAGACAAGATGAGGGAGGACTACCAGGATGGCGAGAGCATTGCCAGTCTGTGTGTGCAGAGCTTCAAGCAGCGCTGGTGGGAGAAGATCTTACTGACTGGAGTGTTACAGACTGATGGACCCTCGACACCAGTTGCAGCTGGACAGACCTGA